Within the Arthrobacter sp. V1I7 genome, the region TTCTTGAGCGCGTGGTGGCCGTTGTGATGATCGTGCTGAATATACGTCATGCTTCCAAGCTACTGGCGTCCTGCGTTCCAGGCATACAATCTTGTCTATGACGCAAGAACTCGAGTTGGACTCCGTAATCCGCCAGCGCATCCGCGGCCTGCGGTTGGCGCGTGGGTGGTCGCTGGACGCCCTCGCCGCCCGCTGCTACCTCAGCCCCTCCACACTGAGCCGCATCGAAACCGGGCATCGCAGGATCGCCCTCGATCAGCTCGTCCCCATCGCCCGGGCCCTCGGCACCACGCTCGATCAGCTGGTGGAGTCCGCCGACGACGAGGACGTGGTCATCCGGCCGCAGCCTGGGCACACACCTGGAGTGACGGCCTGGCTCCTGTCCCGCGAAGGCGCTCTTAATGGTGCCACCGTGGCAAAGATGCGCATCGCCCCCGAACGGGCCACCGGAACAGAGCAACTGGGTGTGCACCCCGGCCGCGACTGGTTCACCGTCCTGTCCGGCACAGCCCGCCTGCACCTGGGGGAGCGAACCATCCTGATCCACGCAGGCCAGGCGGCCGAGTTCTCCACCATGGTCCCGCACGCCATCGGCGCCCACGAAGGCCCCGTGGAGATCCTGAGCATCTTCGACCACGACGGGGAGCGCGCACATCTGCACACCCCGGACCCCGCCCTACAGCCCTGATATCTGTGACCGGGAGGCCGTGCCAGGGCGCACTCTGCGAGGCGTCAAGAGGGTCCATCAGGCGGTCCTGGTTCCTGAGGACTGATGAGTGTTGGCTGCCACCATTGAAGGAATGGCGTCGACGACCCGCTGATCCCTCCGGCCGTCAGGGGAGTTTGGCGGACGAGCCGCCGATCGACCAGCCCAAGGACGCCCTTT harbors:
- a CDS encoding helix-turn-helix transcriptional regulator, with the translated sequence MTQELELDSVIRQRIRGLRLARGWSLDALAARCYLSPSTLSRIETGHRRIALDQLVPIARALGTTLDQLVESADDEDVVIRPQPGHTPGVTAWLLSREGALNGATVAKMRIAPERATGTEQLGVHPGRDWFTVLSGTARLHLGERTILIHAGQAAEFSTMVPHAIGAHEGPVEILSIFDHDGERAHLHTPDPALQP